From a region of the Mycolicibacterium sp. MU0050 genome:
- a CDS encoding nuclear transport factor 2 family protein, giving the protein MDTTLETLSRRVARIEAADEIRRLKLRYAAACDDNYPPDVIAPMFTEDAIWDGGERWGRHNGREAIRAFFAGASDTITFALHLMIGGDIEVDDNATSAKGFWQLYEPVAVVDGDQKFSAVMAGIYHDDYVLTDEGWKFSVVRLDWAMQARLDRGWHNGRFHL; this is encoded by the coding sequence GGACACGACACTCGAGACGCTCAGCCGCCGGGTCGCCCGCATCGAGGCCGCCGACGAAATCCGGCGGTTGAAGCTTCGTTACGCAGCGGCGTGTGACGACAACTACCCGCCGGACGTCATCGCACCGATGTTCACCGAGGACGCAATCTGGGATGGCGGCGAGCGGTGGGGACGTCATAACGGGCGCGAGGCAATCCGAGCCTTCTTCGCCGGTGCCAGCGACACCATCACCTTCGCGCTGCACCTGATGATCGGCGGAGACATCGAGGTCGACGACAACGCGACGTCCGCCAAGGGCTTTTGGCAGCTGTATGAGCCGGTCGCCGTCGTCGATGGCGATCAGAAGTTCTCGGCGGTGATGGCGGGCATTTATCACGATGACTACGTGCTCACCGACGAGGGATGGAAATTCTCCGTCGTCCGGCTCGATTGGGCGATGCAGGCGCGGCTCGACCGCGGTTGGCACAACGGCCGCTTCCACCTCTGA
- a CDS encoding amidase family protein: protein MTSPWTNAVERVAAALGIADGAYYDEVREVVHERLEAAAPIAAELRGAANHAPWQRPETQNDPLNAIVRWCDIAPTGEGPLSGRTISVKDSIFVAGVPATCGYSGLEDFVPTAHATIVDRILRAGGRIVATTNMDCFGFAASGATSSYGPTQNPNSIDHLAGGSSNGAAAALSYPGIDISVGCDQGGSIRIPAAWCGVLGLKPTHGWIPYTGIAGIDQIIDHTGPMARSVSDIADMMDVLVGRDGIDPRQPEVVPEARFGYRVRNPRNNLEGIRIGVLDEGMDLTREHGATDVIAAVEATCRELKAMGAQIQRVSVPEHLTIGVASFVCNLEGMASLLRSGGHGYGHLGRYDVEFATRLSAALQDRADELSPQVKVAWLAGTTMADTYGGALYAAARNALADQIAGYAKVFADVDMLIMPTTPFGPLRTADASGADKSLAVGWSMLGNTAPFNATGMPALSMPVGRSNGLPVGAMLVGPKGADAELLDVARLYETTVGWDLAPELAMAEPDWER, encoded by the coding sequence ATGACCAGTCCGTGGACCAATGCGGTCGAACGCGTCGCCGCTGCCCTCGGGATTGCCGACGGCGCTTATTACGACGAGGTTCGTGAGGTCGTCCACGAGCGCCTCGAAGCCGCCGCGCCGATCGCGGCAGAACTGCGCGGGGCCGCGAATCACGCGCCGTGGCAACGGCCTGAGACGCAGAACGATCCCCTCAACGCCATCGTGCGGTGGTGCGACATAGCGCCGACCGGGGAGGGGCCGCTGTCCGGCAGAACTATCTCTGTGAAGGACTCGATCTTCGTAGCCGGGGTCCCGGCCACCTGCGGCTACAGCGGTCTCGAGGACTTCGTACCTACTGCCCACGCCACGATCGTCGATCGGATCCTGCGTGCGGGCGGCCGGATCGTCGCCACGACGAACATGGACTGCTTCGGCTTCGCGGCCTCCGGTGCGACGAGTTCGTATGGCCCGACGCAGAACCCGAACTCGATCGACCATCTGGCCGGGGGTTCATCCAATGGGGCGGCGGCGGCGTTGTCGTATCCGGGCATCGATATCAGCGTGGGGTGCGACCAGGGCGGATCGATCCGCATCCCCGCTGCGTGGTGTGGCGTGCTGGGGCTCAAACCGACCCACGGATGGATCCCGTACACGGGCATCGCGGGAATCGACCAGATCATCGACCACACCGGCCCCATGGCACGCTCGGTGAGCGACATCGCCGACATGATGGACGTGCTGGTGGGTCGCGACGGTATCGACCCTCGCCAGCCCGAGGTTGTCCCGGAGGCGAGGTTCGGATACCGCGTGCGGAATCCGCGCAATAACCTGGAAGGGATCCGGATCGGGGTCCTCGACGAAGGCATGGACCTGACCCGAGAACACGGTGCAACTGACGTGATCGCCGCGGTGGAGGCCACCTGCCGGGAGCTGAAGGCGATGGGGGCGCAGATCCAGCGGGTCTCGGTGCCGGAGCATCTCACGATCGGCGTTGCATCGTTTGTCTGCAATCTAGAGGGGATGGCATCGTTGTTGCGCTCCGGCGGTCATGGCTACGGCCACCTCGGCCGATACGATGTGGAGTTCGCGACGCGGTTGAGTGCGGCACTACAGGACCGAGCGGACGAGTTGTCGCCCCAGGTCAAAGTCGCGTGGTTGGCGGGCACAACGATGGCCGACACCTACGGCGGCGCTTTGTACGCGGCTGCACGGAATGCTCTGGCGGACCAGATCGCGGGGTACGCGAAGGTCTTCGCAGACGTCGATATGCTCATCATGCCGACCACACCGTTCGGGCCCTTGCGGACAGCCGATGCCTCGGGTGCCGACAAGTCGCTCGCCGTTGGCTGGAGCATGTTGGGGAATACGGCGCCGTTCAACGCAACCGGTATGCCGGCGCTGAGCATGCCCGTCGGCCGATCGAACGGGCTCCCGGTCGGTGCGATGTTGGTTGGGCCGAAGGGGGCCGATGCCGAGCTGCTCGACGTCGCGCGCCTCTACGAAACCACTGTGGGCTGGGACTTGGCGCCCGAACTCGCGATGGCCGAGCCGGATTGGGAGCGCTGA
- a CDS encoding TIGR03619 family F420-dependent LLM class oxidoreductase: MQFGLNLPTHGVMSRDGDGNCRLTNIDPSEMRPVERSIRAEELGFHSVWLSDHIVTEAFTEGVHPANSSGKRAYPERPVMLDVATTFGAIASRTSTIRFCPTVYIAPYRHPLITAHEWATLDVLSGGRAMMAVGVGWEIGEFEALGADFERRGSVLYECLQIYRQAWENSDIAFDGKHFQIHGVSMDLKPVQSRIPIWYGGMSEIAAKRAARLCQGFYPMFLDSRTHPADLDFLRTAIVREAVAIGRDLSDFTMAAYCQVGLRSGSGTGPSSARPFLTGTAEQILDDLNVMGSYGYEHVTVQFDCPSGTASEHVEQTEMFAAQVLPHAGQIASVAIAG; the protein is encoded by the coding sequence ATGCAATTCGGTCTGAACCTTCCCACTCACGGTGTGATGAGTCGAGACGGGGACGGTAATTGTCGACTGACCAATATCGACCCGAGCGAGATGCGTCCGGTTGAGCGGAGCATCCGCGCGGAGGAACTGGGCTTCCACTCGGTCTGGCTGAGCGATCACATCGTCACCGAAGCCTTCACCGAGGGAGTTCATCCCGCGAACTCCTCGGGTAAACGGGCCTATCCCGAACGGCCCGTCATGTTGGATGTCGCCACCACTTTCGGTGCCATCGCCAGCCGGACATCGACGATCAGGTTCTGTCCTACCGTCTACATTGCTCCCTACCGCCACCCGCTCATCACCGCGCACGAATGGGCCACGCTCGACGTCCTGTCCGGCGGGCGGGCGATGATGGCCGTGGGTGTTGGTTGGGAGATCGGCGAGTTCGAGGCACTGGGTGCTGATTTCGAGCGGCGCGGATCCGTGCTCTACGAATGCCTGCAGATATATCGTCAGGCTTGGGAGAACTCGGATATCGCGTTCGACGGAAAGCATTTCCAGATCCACGGGGTATCAATGGATTTGAAACCCGTCCAGTCGCGGATTCCGATCTGGTATGGGGGGATGTCCGAGATCGCAGCAAAACGGGCAGCCCGGTTGTGTCAGGGCTTCTATCCGATGTTCCTCGATTCGCGTACGCATCCCGCGGATCTGGATTTCCTCCGGACGGCAATCGTGCGAGAAGCGGTGGCAATTGGGCGTGATCTCAGCGACTTCACCATGGCTGCTTACTGTCAGGTAGGGCTGCGCTCCGGGTCGGGGACGGGGCCGTCGTCGGCGCGTCCATTCCTGACCGGGACTGCAGAACAAATTCTCGATGATCTGAATGTGATGGGGTCCTACGGGTACGAACACGTCACGGTCCAATTCGACTGTCCCAGTGGCACCGCCAGCGAGCATGTCGAGCAGACCGAGATGTTTGCTGCTCAGGTACTTCCTCACGCGGGACAGATTGCTTCCGTGGCGATCGCTGGGTGA
- a CDS encoding GntR family transcriptional regulator, with the protein MTATDGKPGSPENRGSSVASQRISDSLREDILAGRVLPGQRIRQEELAQRMNASRLPVREALRILESEGLLELKANSGAWVSKLDLDECDFIYRVRERIEPLALEESVPRLTSEDHQRLTEIQAEIERNDDVDRFLVLDRELHLLTYSGCRTAELIGMVTRYWNTTQHYRRAFARLAGRDRKWIIDAEHRLLIDAIINRDIVEAERCLVGHIRRTRVELAKHPELFDQPPQ; encoded by the coding sequence ATGACTGCGACCGACGGCAAACCGGGATCACCTGAGAACAGGGGGTCGTCGGTTGCCAGTCAACGTATCTCGGACAGTCTGCGAGAGGACATTCTCGCCGGTCGAGTCCTTCCTGGGCAGCGGATCCGACAGGAGGAGCTTGCCCAGCGGATGAATGCGAGCCGGCTGCCGGTCCGCGAAGCACTGCGCATTCTGGAATCCGAGGGGCTCCTCGAACTCAAGGCCAACAGCGGTGCGTGGGTTTCGAAGTTGGACCTCGACGAATGCGACTTCATCTACCGTGTCCGAGAACGGATCGAACCGCTCGCGCTCGAGGAGAGCGTTCCGCGACTCACCTCTGAGGACCACCAACGACTGACCGAAATCCAAGCGGAGATAGAGCGCAACGACGATGTCGACCGATTCCTGGTCCTCGATCGGGAACTGCACCTGCTGACCTACAGCGGGTGCCGCACCGCCGAACTGATTGGGATGGTCACCCGATACTGGAACACCACACAGCACTACCGGCGCGCGTTCGCCCGGCTGGCCGGAAGGGATCGCAAGTGGATCATCGACGCTGAGCACCGCTTACTGATCGACGCCATCATCAACCGGGACATTGTCGAGGCCGAACGGTGTCTGGTGGGGCACATCAGGCGCACTCGCGTCGAATTGGCCAAGCACCCAGAACTTTTCGATCAACCTCCGCAGTAG
- a CDS encoding alpha/beta hydrolase, translating into MPNEFTRPDFWTAFLNELNNDTEWAAAAKYFSVRIELCCEGASFAVDTRDGKAVGAAQGPLPTGADISLEAPEHEWERILDGRADYFEATSPALGHLTVAGNAVAAGRNVKALWLFLHALSRAARPDAQPQSAFSPAPPAYSRAVTGHYVDVNGIETYYEEAGSGAPIVCIHAAGQDTLMYRHVVRGLSDHFRVISVDAPGHGKTGEPSGGPFRSLTQHADFNESFMAALGLERPIIVGCSMGGNMVLELASRRPDYYRGVVSCEGADYTPTVSPFLLEMLLLNGPQILEAWSRSMTGKRTPPDRAREVVWQLRRVAPEYIAADLTGYAGFDRRAEMANITSPVLLIRGDGDWLVNQEMVDATASRIKDSSVTVLEGTGHYPMIENPVEFNDAVRSFVDKL; encoded by the coding sequence ATGCCCAACGAATTCACCCGTCCCGATTTCTGGACGGCATTCCTCAACGAGCTCAACAACGACACCGAGTGGGCTGCGGCCGCGAAGTACTTCTCGGTGCGTATCGAGTTGTGTTGCGAAGGCGCCAGTTTCGCTGTCGATACACGTGACGGTAAGGCGGTCGGCGCGGCGCAGGGACCGCTGCCGACCGGAGCGGATATCTCCCTGGAAGCACCCGAGCACGAATGGGAACGAATCCTTGACGGCCGGGCCGACTACTTCGAAGCAACGTCGCCGGCTTTGGGACACTTGACCGTCGCCGGCAATGCCGTCGCAGCCGGCCGGAACGTCAAGGCGTTGTGGCTGTTCCTGCACGCGCTGTCACGTGCGGCCCGGCCAGACGCTCAGCCGCAGTCCGCCTTTTCTCCGGCTCCTCCCGCCTACAGTCGTGCGGTCACTGGTCACTACGTCGATGTGAACGGTATCGAGACGTACTACGAGGAAGCCGGCAGCGGCGCTCCGATCGTGTGTATCCACGCCGCAGGTCAGGACACCCTGATGTATCGGCACGTCGTCCGGGGGTTGTCCGACCATTTCCGAGTCATCTCCGTGGATGCGCCCGGACACGGCAAGACCGGCGAACCGAGCGGGGGGCCGTTCCGGAGTCTGACCCAGCATGCCGATTTCAACGAGTCGTTCATGGCCGCGCTGGGCCTGGAGCGGCCGATAATCGTCGGGTGCTCGATGGGCGGGAACATGGTTCTCGAGTTGGCATCGCGACGCCCCGACTACTACCGCGGTGTGGTGTCCTGCGAGGGCGCTGACTACACCCCTACCGTCAGCCCCTTCCTGCTCGAGATGCTTCTCCTCAACGGTCCGCAGATCCTGGAGGCGTGGTCGCGGTCCATGACCGGCAAACGCACGCCGCCCGATCGCGCACGGGAAGTAGTCTGGCAGCTAAGAAGGGTGGCGCCCGAGTACATTGCGGCGGACTTGACGGGTTACGCCGGATTCGACAGGCGTGCGGAGATGGCGAACATCACCAGCCCGGTCTTGTTGATTCGGGGGGACGGCGATTGGCTGGTGAACCAAGAGATGGTCGACGCTACTGCCTCCCGGATCAAGGACAGCTCCGTGACGGTACTCGAAGGGACAGGGCACTACCCCATGATCGAGAATCCAGTGGAATTCAACGACGCGGTCCGTTCCTTCGTTGACAAGCTGTAA
- a CDS encoding MarR family winged helix-turn-helix transcriptional regulator, producing the protein MRKVIAMEETRWLTPPEKDAWTGLVALMLLLPNKLEAPLRPVGLTLFEYLVLSHISEAPNRRIRMSDLAFLASGSLSRLSNVVSRFETRGWATRSRDPDDGRYTIASLTDTGYGLVTEAAPIHLHAVRELVLDPLTAADLAALTRIAAKLRVVPPGMETRQE; encoded by the coding sequence ATGCGTAAAGTCATTGCCATGGAGGAGACCCGCTGGCTGACACCGCCGGAGAAGGACGCGTGGACCGGACTGGTCGCGCTCATGCTGCTGCTTCCAAACAAACTCGAAGCACCCCTGCGTCCGGTCGGCCTCACCCTTTTCGAGTACCTGGTCCTCAGCCACATCTCCGAGGCTCCGAACCGGCGGATCCGGATGAGCGACTTGGCATTCCTTGCCAGCGGGTCGCTGTCCCGACTGTCCAATGTGGTCAGCAGATTCGAGACCCGGGGCTGGGCGACCCGGTCGCGAGATCCCGACGACGGCCGGTACACGATCGCCTCCCTCACCGACACCGGCTATGGCCTGGTGACCGAGGCTGCCCCAATCCATCTACACGCGGTGCGCGAACTGGTCCTGGACCCGTTGACTGCGGCAGATTTGGCGGCGCTGACCCGGATCGCGGCGAAACTGCGAGTCGTGCCGCCCGGCATGGAGACGCGACAAGAATAG
- a CDS encoding Rid family hydrolase — MREVKKGRDVQLVVTPGAGEKLFGRLHYSQAARFGNRVEISGQGGWDDDLNIPGSLEEEIVTAFDNVERTLAAVGATWRDVVHVNSYHVIIPPDGTFQAHNVVMADQYRKRMGGDRAPVWTQTGVTALGLPEMRVEIRATAILEG; from the coding sequence ATGCGTGAAGTCAAAAAGGGTCGAGATGTGCAGCTGGTCGTGACGCCGGGGGCGGGTGAGAAACTGTTCGGTCGGTTGCACTACAGCCAGGCCGCTCGGTTCGGGAACCGGGTGGAGATATCGGGCCAGGGGGGCTGGGACGACGACTTGAACATCCCGGGGTCGCTGGAGGAGGAAATCGTGACGGCATTCGATAACGTCGAGCGGACGCTGGCTGCGGTCGGTGCGACCTGGCGGGACGTTGTGCACGTGAACTCCTACCACGTCATCATCCCGCCGGACGGCACGTTCCAAGCGCACAACGTCGTGATGGCGGATCAGTACCGCAAGCGGATGGGCGGCGACCGCGCGCCCGTCTGGACCCAGACCGGCGTCACCGCGCTCGGCTTGCCGGAAATGCGGGTCGAGATCCGGGCGACCGCCATCCTGGAGGGCTGA
- a CDS encoding acetyl-CoA C-acetyltransferase gives MSEEAFIYEAIRTPRGKQRGGALNEIKPISLVTGLIDEMRSRYPDLDENLISDVILGVVSPVGDQGAVLARTAVLAAGMPDTVGGVQINRFCASGLEAVNMAAQKVRSGWDDLVYAGGVESMSRVPMGSDGGAWATDPDTNYRVGFVPQGIGADLIATIEGFSREDVDAYAARSQERAAAAWSGGYFAKSVVPVRDQNGLVVLDHDEHMRPGSTVESLGKLKTAFDGVGAMGGFNDVALQKYHYVEKINHVHTGGNSSGIVDGAALVLIGSEKAGTSQGLTPRARVVATATSGADSVIMLTGPTPATQKVLDRAGLTVDDIDLFELNEAFASVVLKFQKDLNIPDEKLNVNGGAIAMGHPLGATGAMITGTMVDELERRGARRALITLCVGGGMGVATIIERV, from the coding sequence ATGTCCGAAGAAGCCTTCATCTACGAGGCCATTCGCACACCGCGCGGTAAGCAGCGGGGCGGGGCGCTCAACGAAATCAAGCCGATCAGCCTGGTCACCGGACTGATCGACGAAATGCGGTCGCGGTATCCGGATCTGGACGAGAACCTGATCAGCGACGTCATCCTCGGTGTGGTCTCCCCGGTGGGAGATCAGGGCGCCGTCCTCGCGCGCACCGCGGTGCTGGCCGCCGGGATGCCCGACACCGTCGGTGGGGTGCAGATCAACCGGTTCTGCGCCTCCGGGCTCGAAGCGGTCAACATGGCCGCCCAGAAGGTGCGCTCGGGCTGGGACGACCTGGTCTACGCCGGTGGCGTGGAGTCGATGAGCCGGGTGCCGATGGGCTCCGACGGCGGGGCCTGGGCCACAGACCCGGACACCAACTACCGGGTGGGCTTCGTGCCGCAGGGCATCGGTGCGGACCTGATCGCCACCATCGAGGGGTTCTCGCGCGAGGACGTCGACGCCTACGCTGCCCGGTCGCAGGAGCGGGCTGCCGCGGCGTGGTCGGGCGGTTACTTCGCCAAGTCGGTGGTCCCGGTGCGTGACCAGAACGGTCTGGTCGTGTTGGACCACGACGAGCACATGCGTCCCGGTTCGACGGTGGAAAGCCTCGGCAAGCTCAAGACCGCCTTCGACGGCGTCGGGGCGATGGGCGGCTTCAACGATGTGGCGCTGCAGAAGTACCACTACGTGGAGAAGATCAACCACGTCCACACCGGCGGTAACTCCTCGGGCATCGTCGACGGCGCCGCGCTGGTGCTGATCGGCTCGGAGAAGGCCGGCACCTCGCAGGGCCTGACCCCGCGGGCGCGTGTGGTGGCCACCGCCACCAGCGGTGCCGATTCGGTGATCATGTTGACCGGTCCGACCCCGGCCACCCAGAAGGTCCTGGACCGCGCCGGGCTGACCGTCGATGACATCGACCTGTTCGAGCTCAACGAGGCCTTCGCGTCGGTGGTGTTGAAGTTCCAGAAGGATCTGAACATTCCCGACGAGAAGCTCAACGTCAACGGTGGCGCCATCGCGATGGGCCACCCGCTGGGCGCCACCGGCGCCATGATCACCGGAACCATGGTCGACGAGCTCGAGCGTCGCGGTGCCCGGCGTGCGCTGATCACGCTGTGTGTCGGCGGCGGCATGGGCGTGGCCACCATCATCGAGCGCGTCTGA
- a CDS encoding 3-hydroxyacyl-CoA dehydrogenase NAD-binding domain-containing protein: MAENTIQWDKDADGIVTLTLDDPTGSANVMNEHYKESMHNTVDRLVAEKDSITGVVITSAKKTFFAGGDLKGMMNVGPEDAAASFAEVEFIKADLRKLETLGKPVVAAINGAALGGGLEIALACHHRIAADVRGSVIGLPEVTLGLLPGGGGVARTVRMFGIQKAFMEILSQGTRFNPTKAKEVGLVDELVGSVEELVPAAKAWIKANPEAHTQPWDTKGYKMPGGTPSSPGLAAILPSFPALLKKQLKGAPMPAPRAILNAAVEGAQVDFDTASRIESRYFTSLVTGQTAKNMIQAFFLDLQAINGGASRPEGIAKQEIKKIGVLGAGMMGAGIAYVSAKAGYDVVLKDVSLEAAQKGKAYSEGLEAKALKRGKTTEEKSAALLAKIHPTADAADLKGVDFVIEAVFENQELKHKVFQEVEDIVEPNALLGSNTSTLPITGLATGVKRQEDFIGIHFFSPVDKMPLVEIIKGEKTSDEALARVFDYTLAIKKTPIVVNDSRGFFTSRVIGTFVNEALAMLGEGVNPASIEQAGAQAGYPASPLQLSDELNLELMQKIATETRKATEAAGGTHEAHPAEAVVNKMIEIGRPSRLKGAGFYEYVDGKRVGLWPGLAETFNSGSSDIPLQDMIDRMLFAEALETQKCLDEGVLTSTADANIGSIMGIGFPPYTGGSAQFIVGYQGELGVGKEAFVARAKQLAERYGERFNPPASLTK, translated from the coding sequence ATGGCAGAGAACACCATCCAGTGGGACAAGGATGCCGACGGCATCGTCACGCTGACGTTGGACGACCCGACCGGCTCGGCCAACGTGATGAACGAGCACTACAAGGAATCGATGCACAACACCGTGGATCGCCTTGTGGCCGAAAAGGATTCGATCACCGGTGTCGTCATCACCAGCGCGAAGAAGACCTTCTTCGCCGGCGGTGACCTCAAGGGCATGATGAACGTCGGCCCAGAGGACGCCGCGGCGTCCTTCGCCGAGGTCGAGTTCATCAAGGCCGACCTGCGCAAGCTGGAGACCCTCGGCAAGCCCGTGGTGGCGGCGATCAACGGTGCGGCGCTCGGCGGAGGCCTGGAGATCGCGCTGGCGTGCCACCACCGCATCGCGGCCGACGTCCGCGGCTCGGTGATCGGCCTGCCCGAGGTCACCCTGGGCCTGCTGCCCGGCGGGGGCGGCGTGGCCCGCACCGTCCGGATGTTCGGCATCCAGAAGGCCTTCATGGAGATCCTGAGCCAGGGCACCCGATTCAACCCGACCAAGGCCAAGGAGGTCGGCCTGGTCGACGAACTCGTGGGCTCTGTCGAGGAATTGGTCCCCGCGGCCAAGGCCTGGATCAAGGCCAACCCCGAGGCTCACACCCAGCCGTGGGATACCAAGGGCTACAAGATGCCCGGCGGCACTCCGTCCTCGCCGGGCCTGGCCGCGATCCTGCCGTCGTTCCCGGCACTGCTCAAAAAGCAGCTCAAGGGTGCGCCGATGCCGGCGCCGCGGGCGATCCTCAACGCCGCCGTCGAGGGCGCGCAGGTCGATTTCGACACCGCCAGCCGCATCGAGAGCCGCTACTTCACCTCGCTGGTGACCGGGCAGACCGCCAAGAACATGATCCAGGCGTTCTTCCTCGACCTGCAGGCCATCAACGGCGGCGCATCGCGGCCCGAGGGCATCGCCAAGCAGGAGATCAAGAAGATCGGTGTCCTGGGTGCGGGCATGATGGGCGCCGGTATCGCCTACGTGTCGGCCAAGGCCGGCTATGACGTTGTCCTCAAGGATGTCTCGCTGGAAGCGGCGCAGAAGGGCAAGGCGTACTCGGAGGGCCTGGAGGCCAAGGCGCTCAAGCGCGGCAAGACCACCGAAGAGAAGTCCGCGGCGCTGCTGGCGAAGATCCACCCCACCGCGGACGCCGCGGACCTCAAGGGTGTCGACTTCGTGATCGAGGCCGTGTTCGAAAACCAGGAACTCAAGCACAAGGTGTTCCAGGAGGTCGAGGACATCGTCGAGCCGAACGCGCTGCTCGGGTCGAACACCTCCACCCTGCCGATCACCGGTCTGGCGACCGGGGTGAAGCGCCAGGAGGACTTCATCGGGATCCACTTCTTCAGCCCCGTCGACAAGATGCCGCTGGTGGAGATCATCAAGGGCGAGAAGACCTCCGACGAGGCACTGGCCCGGGTGTTCGACTACACGCTGGCCATCAAGAAGACCCCGATCGTCGTCAACGACAGCCGCGGCTTCTTCACCAGCCGGGTCATCGGCACGTTCGTCAACGAGGCGCTGGCGATGCTCGGCGAGGGGGTGAACCCGGCCAGCATCGAGCAGGCCGGCGCCCAGGCCGGGTACCCGGCCTCGCCGTTGCAGCTGTCCGACGAGCTCAACCTCGAGCTGATGCAGAAGATCGCCACCGAGACCCGCAAGGCGACCGAGGCCGCCGGCGGCACCCACGAGGCGCATCCGGCCGAGGCCGTCGTCAACAAGATGATCGAGATCGGTCGTCCGTCGCGGCTCAAGGGCGCGGGCTTCTACGAGTACGTCGACGGCAAGCGGGTCGGCCTGTGGCCGGGCTTGGCTGAGACGTTCAACTCGGGCAGCTCGGACATCCCGCTGCAAGACATGATCGACCGGATGCTGTTCGCCGAGGCGCTCGAGACCCAGAAGTGCCTCGACGAGGGCGTGCTGACCTCCACCGCGGATGCCAACATCGGCTCCATCATGGGGATCGGCTTCCCGCCCTACACCGGCGGCAGCGCCCAGTTCATCGTGGGTTACCAGGGTGAGCTCGGTGTCGGCAAGGAAGCCTTCGTCGCCCGCGCCAAGCAGTTGGCCGAGCGTTACGGCGAACGCTTCAACCCGCCGGCGTCGCTGACCAAGTAG
- a CDS encoding pyridoxamine 5'-phosphate oxidase family protein codes for MALTREEREQFLSEPHVAAFSVAAGDQRGPLTVPIWYQYQPGGEPWLLTGAGSRKHRLIEAVGHFSLMVDRVEPTVRYVSVDGPVSRIEPGTDEQLIEVTKRYLPPEAVEPYLEMARREHGETVAIWMRPQHWLSADLGGF; via the coding sequence ATGGCTCTCACCCGAGAAGAACGCGAACAGTTTCTGTCGGAGCCGCACGTCGCCGCCTTTTCGGTGGCTGCCGGCGACCAGCGGGGACCCCTGACGGTCCCGATCTGGTATCAGTACCAGCCCGGCGGCGAGCCGTGGCTGCTGACGGGGGCCGGATCTCGAAAACACCGGTTGATCGAGGCGGTCGGCCATTTCTCCCTGATGGTCGACCGGGTCGAACCGACCGTCCGCTACGTCTCCGTCGACGGGCCGGTGAGCCGGATCGAACCGGGCACCGACGAGCAACTCATCGAGGTCACCAAGCGCTATCTCCCACCGGAGGCCGTGGAGCCTTACCTGGAGATGGCACGCCGCGAGCACGGCGAGACCGTGGCCATCTGGATGCGCCCGCAGCACTGGCTGTCCGCCGACCTCGGCGGCTTCTGA
- a CDS encoding LLM class F420-dependent oxidoreductase: MRFGLFIPQGWRLDLVGIDPAEHWAVMRELAQYADDSPAWDSLWVYDHFHTVPTPTAEATHEAWSLMAAYAASTSRIKLGQMCTAMSYRNPAYLAKVAATTDIISGGRVQMGIGGGWYEHEWRAYGYGFPSAGERLARLDEGVQIMRDAWRDGIVSFDGKHYQVDGAIVQPKPLQDNGIPLWIAGGGEKVTLRIAAKYAQYTNFTSELAGFEHKSKVLAAHCADVGTDFDAIVRSANINAFVGASEADVKERMGRVHARISGLSGEAAADAMINSMKGPESGSGTPEQLVEALGRLRDLGCEYVICYFPEAAYDRSGVELFEREVIPALT; encoded by the coding sequence ATGCGCTTCGGATTGTTCATCCCGCAGGGCTGGCGACTCGATCTGGTGGGTATTGATCCCGCGGAGCACTGGGCGGTGATGCGCGAGCTTGCGCAATACGCCGACGACAGTCCGGCGTGGGACTCGCTGTGGGTGTACGACCACTTCCACACAGTGCCGACCCCGACGGCCGAGGCGACGCACGAGGCGTGGTCGCTGATGGCGGCGTACGCGGCCAGCACCTCGCGGATCAAGCTGGGGCAGATGTGTACAGCCATGAGCTACCGCAACCCGGCGTACCTGGCGAAGGTCGCGGCGACCACGGACATCATCTCCGGCGGCCGGGTCCAGATGGGGATCGGCGGCGGCTGGTACGAGCACGAATGGCGTGCCTACGGTTACGGGTTTCCTTCCGCGGGTGAGCGATTGGCGCGTCTCGACGAGGGCGTGCAGATCATGCGCGACGCCTGGCGCGACGGCATCGTCAGCTTCGACGGCAAGCACTACCAGGTCGACGGGGCTATCGTTCAACCGAAACCGCTGCAGGACAACGGGATTCCGCTGTGGATCGCCGGCGGCGGGGAGAAGGTAACGCTGCGCATCGCCGCGAAGTATGCCCAGTACACGAACTTCACCTCCGAGCTTGCGGGCTTCGAGCACAAGTCGAAGGTGCTCGCAGCGCACTGCGCCGACGTCGGCACGGACTTCGACGCCATCGTGCGGTCGGCGAACATCAACGCCTTCGTCGGTGCCTCCGAGGCGGACGTCAAGGAGCGGATGGGCCGGGTGCACGCCCGGATCAGCGGGCTGTCCGGGGAGGCGGCGGCCGACGCGATGATCAACTCGATGAAGGGCCCGGAGTCCGGCAGTGGGACGCCGGAGCAACTCGTGGAGGCCCTGGGCCGGCTGCGCGACCTCGGCTGCGAGTACGTGATCTGCTACTTCCCCGAGGCGGCCTACGACCGCTCCGGCGTCGAACTCTTCGAACGCGAAGTCATCCCCGCACTCACCTGA